Below is a window of Chryseobacterium indicum DNA.
ATATAACTTTTAACAACCGATAAAGAGACATAATCGTCTGTATAGTCCGCAATCTTTTCTGCTTTTCGTCCTTTTTCTATAATTTCGTCATAACTTTCTTTTTTGTTAATATAATAATTACAAAGCAGCAACAATGCGTTAATTTGTCCTTTTTTATAGTCAATATCTTTCGCTTGATAATACACTTCTGTTAATTCTTTCTCTTTATTTTCAAATTTTGCTTTACTATAAACTGCTATTTTATCATCAATTTGTTTAATAGCATCTTTGCTCTGACCAAATAGTAAAATTGAAACCAAAAGATAAAAAAAGGATATAAATTTCTTCATTTAATTATATCTTTAATCAACAAAAATACTTTTTTATCTAAACTTGTTTATTTTTTTCCGAATAAATTAATTGCTCTAAAAATAATAATACTTATTTAATTATTTGTTAAGTCTGGGCAAATCATTGAGAAATGTCAATAATTTCCTTAGCATCATACTTTTGAATTAGTATACATATAAAAAAAGCACCTACATTTCTGTAAGTGCTTGATTTAAAAAGTGGTCCCACCTGGGCTCGAACCAGGGACCACCTGATTATGAGTCAGGTGCTCTAACCAACTGAGCTATAGGACCTCAAAACTTGGTTAAATTTTGTGTTTGCAAAAATAGTAAAATTTCTTTCACTACAAAATTTTTTATTGCTTTTCTTGGCAAAGTTCTACCAGTACGCCGTTTGTGGATTTAGGATGAAGGAAGACAACTAATTTATTATCAGCACCTTCTTTCGGCTCTTCTGAGATAAATTCAAAACCTTCTTTTTTCAGTCTTTGCACTTCCTCCAGAATATTTTCCACACCAAAAGCCAGATGATGGATGCCCTCTCCCTTTTTTTCAATAAACTTTGAGATCGGGCTATCTTCTTTACTCGCCTCCAAAAGCTCAATTTTGCTTTCTCCGGCAGCATAAAAAGAAGTAACCACCCCTTCTCTTTCCACAGATTCCTGTTTGTAAGATTCCTTTCCTAAGAGCTTTGCAAAAAGTTCATCAGAAACGCCTAAAGATTTTACGGCAATGCCGATATGTTCTAATTTCATAAATATTTAAATAAATTAAGTCGTAAATTTGATACAGCGACCAGATTTCAAAGTATCAATTCAAACAAAAGTACTAAATTTGCAGAAATTATGGAAAGTAACAGACAAAGAAAAGTAGCACAGATTATACAGGAAGATTTCGCAGAACTTTTCCGCAAACAGGCTTCAGAAAGCAGACAAAGCATTCTGGTAACGGTTTCAGATGTAAAAGTAACAGCGGATCTGGGTATTGCCAAAATTTATTTAAGCATATTTCCGCAGGAACACCGCAAAGCTGTAATGAAGGAAATTGAGGAGAACAAGGCACAATACAGAAACTTCATCGGTCAGAAAATGGCGAAGCAGGTTCGTGTAATTCCTAATCTTAATTTCTACTTAGACACTTCTCTGGACGACGTTGAAAAACTGGAACGAGAATTGAGAGGTGAAGGTGACAACCCTATTCTGTAGCCCTTGAAAAACATTGCATTTTATATCGCTTCCCGATACCTTTTGTCTAAAAAAGGCAGTACTGCCGTTACGTTTATTACGTGGCTGGCGGTTGGTGCGATGACGGTTGCCGTTACTGCAATGTTCGTTATTATTTCAGTCTTTTCGGGGCTTGAAGACCTCAATAAAGAATTGATTTCAAATCTCCATGCCGATCTTACCCTTAAAAGTGCTTCCGGAAAAACGCTGAAAGATTTTGATAAAATAAATTCCGTTCTCAAAAACAATAAAGAGATCAGCAATTTTTCGAGAGTTATTGAAGAAAAGGTGTATATTAGCTACAACGGAAAGGGAGATATTGCTTATCTGAGAGGTGTAGATTCTGCTTATACGAAAGTAAATCCCATCAACAAAGATGTTTTTTACGGCGCTTATCCGAGCTTTAAATATTCCAATGAAGTTTTAATGGAAAACTCTCTGGATAACAGACTTTCGATTCCTGTACCCTCAACTTCGGATTATGCAACGATTTTTATGCCGAAACCGGGAACCGGCATCATCAATAAAGAAGAAGATATTTATAACAAAAAAGACATTCTCGTCTCAGGAGTTTTTGCAGGAAAAGACCAGCTGGACAATTATATTATTGCTCCTGTTGAATTAACTGAAGAGCTGTTAAACCTCCCAAAGCACTCTGCCTATCAAATCGTTATTAAATTAAAGAATCCGGAAAATGCAGATTCTGTAAAACAAAAGCTGATTTCGTCTCTTGGAAAAGGTATTGAAATAAAAACAAAAGAAGAAGAAAATGCAGCATTCTGGAAAATGATTAATACAGAAAAGCTGTTTATTTATTTAATTTTTGCATTGGTTATATTCATTACAACATTCAATTTAGCAGGTGCCATTATTATTCTTCAGCTTGATAAAAAAGAACAGGCAAAATCCCTTATTTCCTTAGGGTTTCCGTTAAGTCATTTAAGACAGGTCTATTTCTATACCGGAGTTTTAATTGTTATTCTAGGAATTATTTCGGGTTTAATTTTAGGAACGGGGCTCTGCTATTTCCAGCAGTTCACAGAGTTCTTTAAAGCCAACGAAACCTTACCTTTTCCGGTGAAAATAGTGGGTAAAAATTATCTTATTGTTGCCGTTACCGCATCGTTATTCGGTTTTGGAATTTCATGGGCATTTTCTAAGATCAGCAAAGATTATATTACTAAAAATTAATACATAAGCTTTCATTTTTTCGTATCTTTGCGTCCCAATTTTTAAAAATGAAACGTAAATTATTCTCTTTTTTATTGAGCTTTGTCTTGATAAGTACATTCGCTCAGATTCCTACGGGATATTACGACGGAACTGCAGGTCTTACCGGAGCTGCTTTAAAAACCAAACTGAAACAGATTATCACAAACGGTCACATCGACAACGGTTATAATGGTTTATGGGCTGGTTACGCAACGACAGACCGTGATAACATCGCCATGGCAGGCTATGAAAACGACAATACCATTTTAGATATATACTCTGAAAATCCAAACGGTACAGATCCTTACTCTTATAATTACCCTTCAGGACAGTGCGGATCTTACAGCGGAGAAGGAGGCTGCTATAACAGGGAGCACGTTGTTCCTCAAAGTTTATTCAACAGCAATGCTCCGATGGTTTCAGACATTAATTTCATCAGACCAACAGACGGAAAAGTAAACGGGATGAGATCTAACTTTCCATACGGAAAAGTGGGAACTGCATCTTTCACTTCTTTAAACGGATCAAAACTGGGAACTTCTGTTTCTCCGGGATATTCGGGGACGGTTTTTGAGCCGATTGATGCTTTTAAAGGTGATATTGCCAGAATGATCCTGTATTTCGTAACAAGATATGAATCTCAGCTTTCCGGTTTCGGAACAGGAAATATGTTGGGAGGTTCTGCATTTCCGGGATTACAGACATGGGAACTGAACCAGCTATTGGCGTGGCATAATGCAGATCCAGTTTCTGCTACTGAAATTGCAAGAAACAACGCTTCTTACAATTATCAGGGAAACAGAAATCCATACATCGACCATCCTGAATACGTTGCTCAGATCTGGGGAACTCCCGTTGTTGATACACAGGCTCCGACAGCTCCTACCAATCTGGCGACCAGCAATCCTACATCCAACACCATTTCTTTAAGCTGGACGGCTTCTACAGATAATGTTGGCGTTACAGGATATGATATTTATAAAGATGGCGTTTTATATTCTACCGTTACCGGAACAACTGCTACGGTTTCAGGATTGAACCCTTCTACAACCTATAATTTTTATGTAATTGCAAAAGACGCCGCAGGAAATGCTTCTCCGGCAAGTAATACTGCTTCGGGAACCACTCTTGCAGGCGGACAGCCGGGCGGAAGCTGCGGAACAGAAGATTTCTCAAATATTCCTGCTTCCTCTTCAACCTACGCCACCCAAACCTGGACTAACAATAATATTACATGGACTGCAACAGATGCCAGAACAGACCAGACTATCAACGGTAAGGCTATTACTGTGAGAAACGGAAATTTACTTAGCTCTGTAGTTTCAGGAGGAATCCAGAGTTTAACGGTAACTGCACAGTTAAAATTCGGAGGGACCGACAGCTCATTAAATGTTGAAGTAAACGGAGTTCAGGTAGGAACCATTCCTTATAATGCCGCAGCTCCTACAACTACCACAATTAATAACATCAATGTGAGCGGAAATATTACAATTAAACTGATTAATCCTGTTTCCGGAAACAGAGTGGCAATTGATGATCTAAGCTGGACCTGCTTCACTTCATTAGGAACTGCAGAAACATCCAAAGATAAATCTCAGTTTACGATCTATCCTAATCCTGTAAAAAACAATGAATTATTTGTAAAAGGAGAAAACCTGAACAGAATAACAAAAGCTCAGATCTATGATCTTTCAGGAAAACTGATCGAAACGATTGAAAATCCTTTCAAAACTTCTAACAGAATTAACCTGAAAGGTTTGTCCAAAGGAAACTACATTCTGAAAACGGATTCTTATTCCGCGAAATTTATAGTAAACTAAGACAAAAAAATATTTATATGAAAGACCGGTTTTTCCGGTCTTTTTTTATAATTTTATCCTATGGATTCCAATAAAAAATTAGGCTTGATCGGGAAAAACATTTCCTACTCTTTCTCAAAAAAATACTTTGAAGACAAATTTCAGAAACTGATGCTGAAAGGCTATTCTTACAGTATTTTCGATTTAAATGAGATCGATGAAGTAAAAAATCTGTTCTCCGCTCCGGATTTAGCAGGATTTAACGTAACAATTCCCTACAAAGAAAAAATTATTGATTATCTGGATGAACTGAGCGATGAAGCGAAGAACATCGGGGCTGTAAACTGTGTATTGATTGAAAACGGAAAGAAAACAGGTTATAATACCGATGCTTTCGGATTTGAAAAGACTTTGCTTCTTCACAAAAAACCACATCATGATTCAGCCATCATTTTAGGAAACGGAGGCGCTGCAAAAGCCGTAAAATATGTTTTGGATAAACACGGAATTCCATCGGTTACGGTTTCCCGAAGCACAGAAATTAATTATGACAATTTAGATGCTGCTACCGTTGAGAATCATAAGCTGATTATCCAGTGTACTCCGGTAGGAACTTTCCCGAATGTGGAAGACTGCCTGAATTTTCCTTTTGAAGGTCTTTCAAAAGATCATCTGATTATTGATTTAATTTACAACCCAAACTATACCAGATTCATCATCAATGCCGCTGAAAAGGGAGCTAAAACAGTGAACGGTTATTATATGCTGGAACAGCAGGCAGAAAAAGCCTGGGAAATTTGGAACTTTCAAAAAAAATAACATAAATTAGTACTATATTAGCTTTTTAGCATTATATTTAGAGGATATTTTAATGCCACTCACATAAACGATTTGCTATGACTACAGAAAACAACCTTTCTGAAAACGAGGAAAACAAGAACTCTAACGAAGTCCTTCAGGAAAAGCCATTGGAAAACACAGAAGTTCAGGATGAAAATGTTCATCATGAAGAGACAGAACATGAAGAAGAACACGAGGATGTAGACATTTCTCTTGCCGATGCCTTAAAGGAAATGGAAAGAATCATCAATGCACCCAACGCTGGTGAGGATTTCAAAAAATTCAATCAGCTGAAAGAAAAAGCAAGTCATTACATCCATGATGAAGTGGAAGATAAAAAGCATGAGTATACAGAAGCCGGAAATGCTCCTGAAAATTTCAGCTATGAGCATCCTTCTCAGGCAAAATTCTCTGCTTTGGTGAATATTTTCAGAGAAAAGCATGATGCCTACCAGAAAGGTCAGGAAGAAGAGCAGAAAAAAAATCTGGAACACCGCCAGAGTATTATCGAAAGACTTAAAAACCTTTATACCAACTCCGAACCGGGAACCAATCTTTTCAAATCGATTAGAGAAATTAAAGAAGAATGGTCTAAAGCGGGACAGGTTGCAAAATCTGAATTCAGGATTCTCAACAACAACTATTTCCACCATCTGAACCAGTTTTATCAGATGCTTGATCTGAATAAAGAATTTCTGGAGCAGGAATACAGCCACAATCTTGAAAAAAGACAACACATCATTGAACGTGCAAAACAGCTTGAGCACGAGCCTGTGATTCAGAAAGCGCTGAATGAACTTCAGTATCTTCATAAACTCTGGAAAGAAGAGGCAGAACCGGTTGCCGAAGAATTCCGTGAGAAAACATGGGAAGAATTCAAAGAAATCTCAAACAAGATTCACGAGAGAAAATCTGAACTTTCCGCAGCTATTGAAACGGAGCAGAACGAAAATCTTGAAAAGAAAAATCAGATTATTGCTGAAATTAAGAAACTTTCTGAGCCCGGAGAAAATCCTAACCATAATTACTGGCAAAATGCGATCCGCAGAGTGGAAGAACTTCGTTCGGAATTCCTGAAAACAGGAAGCGTTCCGAGAAAGCTTTCCAACCAGAACTGGAATGAATTTAAAACAATCCTGAGAGGATTCAACACAACAAAAAATACCTATTATAAATCGTTAAAAGGTTCTCAGCAAGCGAATCTGGAAGAAAAATTAAAACTGATCCAGACTGCGAAAGACAACCAGAATAACGAAGAATGGGATATCGCCGTTCCTTTGTTCAAAAAACTTCAGGAAGACTGGAAAAAAATCGGGCATGTTCCGAAAAGCATGACGAATAAAATCTGGGATGAATTCCGTGATGCCTGTAATGCATTCTTCAACAACTACCGTGAAAAGAGCAATGCTTCTACGGATAACTGGAAAGAAAATTACAAGCAGAAAAAAGCAATTCTTGATGAACTGAAAACAATCGGGAACGAGGAAGGCAGCATCGAAAGAATTGAAGCCATTAAAACCGCATGGAACAACATCGGAAAAGTACCGAGAGATAAAATCTCCATCAACACAGAATTCAACAAAACGTTGAGAGAAAAATTGAAATTAAATAAAATCAACGAGCTTGAACTTAAAGAAGAAGGATTATCTGAAAACCAGCTTACAGACAAAGCAAGAAAAATCAAGAGCCAGATTTCTGATCTTGAAGCCGAAATCGTAAAACTGGAAAACAATCTGGCGTTCTTCAAAAACCCATCAAGAGAAAATCCTATGTTGAGAGATACTTATGATTCTATCGACGAGAAAAAAGCTCATCTGGAAACTTTAAAACAAAATCTTCACAGCATTATTGCCGGAGAATAACAATATTAAAAAAACAAAAAGAGCGGAGCAAAGCAATTTGACTTCGCTTTTTTCATTCAATATGCAGGACGAATTTTATATTAAAAGAGCCATCGAACTCGCTGAAAAAGCGACTGGAAAAACCTATCCGAATCCTTTGGTGGGAAGTGTAATTGTGCATAACGGTAAAATTATCGGTGAAGGTTATCATCAGAAAGCGGGAGAACCTCATGCGGAAATTAATGCTATTAATTCTGTTGAAGATCCATCTTTAATTCCCGAATCCACTATTTATGTTACACTAGAACCTTGTGCGCATTACGGAAAAACGCCACCCTGTGCTTTAAAAATCAAGGAATTAGGCTTTAAAAAAGTGGTTGTCGGAGCGATGGATTCTCATGACAAAGTGAACGGAAAAGGGAAAAAAATCATTCAGGATGCAGGAATTGAAGTGGTTTCAGGCGTTCTGGAGAAAGAATGTATTGATCTCAACAAAAGATTTTTCACTTACCACGAAAAGAAAAGACCTTACATTATTCTGAAATGGGCGCAGTCCGGAGACGGATTTCTGGATAAAGATTTTAAACCGACTGCAGTTTCAAATTCTCTTGTAAATCAGTTGGTACATCAGTTGAGAGCCAATGAACACGCCATTCTGATTGGAACACAGACTGCTTTAAATGACAATCCCAGCTTAACGGTAAGAAATGTGGAAGGCGTTAATCCTGTGAGAATTTTAATTGATTTTGATCTGAAAGTTCCTCAGAATTTTAAAATTTATAACGAAGAAGCGAAAACCATCGTGATTAATTCTGTAAAAGAAGAAATTGCAGATCATGTTCATTTTATTAAAACCGAAAAAGACAATTTCCTTCAGAATCTTATGGAAGCTTTGTATAAAGAACAGATTCAGTCTGTGATTATCGAGGGTGGAAAATTCACTTTACAGCAGTTTATAGATGCTAATCTTTGGGATGAAGCCATTATTATTAAAAATGAAAGTCTTCTTCTTGAGAATGGAACCCAAGCTCCTGTTTTTGACCAGTCAAATCCTTTCAAAACTGAATTTATAAGAGATAACCGCATTGATTTTTTCTTTCAGAAAGTATTTAAATATTTAATAATCAAAAATTTAACATAATAAATATTTTGCAATTTTTCACCATAGTTTGAAATTAATTATGTAGCTTTATGATGAACTAAAAAAATCATCATCATGAAAAATCTGAGAAAATTATCCAAGCACGAACTCAAAAGCGTTCTGGGAGGTATCGAAAAATGTTATTATCTTCAAAACGGAACAAAAGTGTGTCCTTGCAACATCCACACGCAATATAACTGCAATGGTGTATGTATTCCGATTGGGCAGGCTTGCTTAAACCCACCTATTTCACTTTAAAAATATTATATGAAAAATCTAAAAAAACTACCGAGAAAAGAGCTTAAACATCTTGTTGGAGGAATAGCACCGGTTTGTTGTTCTTATTATCCGCCAAATTTACAAAGATGCTGTAAAACACCTTCAAGTATGAGTTGTCCTCCGCCTTGGCTGGAAGGAAGCTTTCCTTGTTAATCAAATAAAGAGAACCATAACGGTTATCTTTTTTATTGTCCGTTTCCGGGACTTTTTCTTAAAAATATTTTACCTTTGAACAATTATTCTAACATTCGAAAAAATATTTTTCCTCATTATATATGTTCAATTTTAAGACGATAGAATCTGCGGTAGAAAATACTTTGTTAAAAGAAAAGGGAAGTAAATTTCTGGGTTTTGCATTCCCGGTGAACAACGAGGAAGAACTGAAACACGCTTTGGAAAAAATCCGCGCAGAACATCCGAAGGCAACGCATCATTGTTATGCTTTCAGGATGGGACTTAACGGAGAAAATTATCGCGCAAATGACGACGGAGAACCTTCGGGAAGTGCTGGACTTCCGATTTACAACCAGTTATTGGCCAATGAAATTACGAATGTTCTGGTTATTTCTGTCCGTTACTACGGAGGAACAAAACTGGGGGTTTCCGGTTTGGTAAAAGCCTATAAAGAATCGGCAAAAATTACACTGGAAGAAGCAAATATCATTACAAAAGAACTTGAAACGACTGTTGAGATTCAGTTTAATTTTAATCAGCAGAATATCATTTTCACTTTACTGTCGAAGTATGATGCAAAAGTCCTGCAATTTGATGCGAATGAAAACTGCATAGTAACCTCTTCCCTGAAACTTTCACAAAAAGAAAGCATCTCGGAAAAGCTATCCGAGATGCAATATGTTTCATTCACATTTAAAGATTAATCTCTTCTTCCTCCCATTAATAAGGAAGCAAAATAAAGAAGCTGTACCAGAGAGCCGATCGCAGCAACAACGTAAGTTCTCGCTGCCCATTTCAAGCTGTCTTTTACGCCTACATATTCTTCGGTAGTTACCGTTCCCGTATCGCGAAGCCATTTCATTGCCCTGTTGCTTGCATCATATTCTACAGGAAGTGTTACAAATGCGAAAAGCGTTGTTAAGGCAAACATAATCACTCCTATGGTAAGAATCAGTTCATTTCCGCTTAATGCCATGATGACAAGCCCTCCCATGATTACAAACTGCATCAGATTGGAGCTTATATTTACTATCGGAACCAATTTGGATCGTAACTGCAACATGGAATATCCTACTTTATGCTGAACGGCATGACCGCATTCATGAGCTGCAACAGCCGCTGCCGCTGCATTCCTCTGCATATAAACCGCTTCGGAAAGATTAACTGTTTTATTTTCGGGGTTGTAATGATCTGTTAACTGTCCCGGAACCGACATTACCTGAACGTCGTTAATTCCGTTATCTCTCAGCATTTTTTCCGCCACTTCCTTTCCGGAAAGCCCGTTTCTGAGGTAGATTTTAGAATACTGTTCAAACTTCGATTTCAGCCTCCAAGAGACAAACCAGCTCACCGCCATCGAAACAATAATAATCAAATAATAACCATTCATCTCTGTAATCTTTAATAATATACTTTTCATCCCATATGATGTAAAAACTGTGCCAAAGTATTGTATTAATTTAGCTATATTTGTTCCATAATTTCACGAAAGAATCATGTCAGAAATTTCAGTTATTGAGGTAAAAAACAGCGATCAGCTAAAGCAATTCGTAAGATTTCCGATGGATCTGTACAAAAACAATCCGTATTACGTTCCGGCTCTTATTAATGATGAGATTAAAATATGGAACCCGAAGGAAAATCCGGCACTGCAATACTCTGAAGCCAAACAGTTTCTTGCATATCAGAATAATAAAATCGTCGGAAGAATTGCCTTAATGATCAATCATAAGGAAGAACGCGAACTAGGGATAAGAAAAGTACGTTTTGGCTGGATTGATTTTGTTGATGATGAAAAAGTCTCTCAGGCACTCATCGGAAAAGCAGTTGAATACGCCAAAGAAAAAAATATCGGAAAAATTGAAGGACCAATGGGTTTTACCAACCTTGATAAAGCCGGAATGCTGACTTTAGGCTTCGATAAACTGGCAACGATGATCGGAATTTACAATCATGATTATTATCCCAAACATCTGGAAAAGTTAGGCTTAACCAAAGAAAAAGAATGGGTGGAATTTGAAATTATGTTCCCGGATTCTCTGCCGGAGAAAATTTACAAATTCAATGAATTAATTTCCCAGAAATACCATCTGAAAGTTTTAAGATTTAAATCTAAAGAAGAAATCCTACAGTATGTGGATGCGATGTTTGATCTGCTGGATGAAACGTACAAGCACCTTTCTACCTACACTCCTATTTCGGACGAACAAAGGAAAACCTATAAAGAGAAATATTTCCCTTTAATCGATAAAGATTTTATCGTGTGCATTGCCGATGAAAACAATCATTTGATTTCATTTGCTATTACAATGCCCTCCTATTCAAAAGCTTTGCAAAAGTCCAAAGGCAAACTGCTTCCTTTCGGATGGTGGCATTTTTTACAGGCAGGAAAGAAAAACGACAGGGCAAATTTTTACCTGATCGGAATCCATCCCGATTATCAGAGACGCGGTGTAACGTCCATCATTTTTAAAGAAATCTGGGATATTTTCAATAAAAAAGGAGTGAAATATCTGGAAACCAATCCGGAACTGGAAGAAAACAAAAGCATTCAGCTTCTTTGGCAGGATTACAATCCCGTAAACCATAAAAGAAGGAGAACCTACGCTCTGGAAATCAAATAATTTTTCATCATCAAAAAGTAGACTTATTGTAAGTTTTAAAATATGAAACCACAACTCATCATTTTCGGAATTTTAATTGCCGGATTCATTGTTTTCAATTTATTTTTCCAGTTGCCGGATGACAGAACCAATACAGCAGTGAATATTATCTACGCAAGTCTACTATTTGCCTATATTTCCTTTATGGCGTATTCTCTCATCAGAAAAATGAAAAAATAATCGTTATTTTTAATGATTCTAAATTATCCGTTTTATCCATTTTCAAGCTACTTTTAACCTCATAAATTTCATGCTTTCTTGTTTATTCGCTAAATTTGCAAATTGAGATAATAATGCAAAAATGAATTTACCTGAAAGTT
It encodes the following:
- the mce gene encoding methylmalonyl-CoA epimerase, which produces MKLEHIGIAVKSLGVSDELFAKLLGKESYKQESVEREGVVTSFYAAGESKIELLEASKEDSPISKFIEKKGEGIHHLAFGVENILEEVQRLKKEGFEFISEEPKEGADNKLVVFLHPKSTNGVLVELCQEKQ
- the rbfA gene encoding 30S ribosome-binding factor RbfA, with amino-acid sequence MESNRQRKVAQIIQEDFAELFRKQASESRQSILVTVSDVKVTADLGIAKIYLSIFPQEHRKAVMKEIEENKAQYRNFIGQKMAKQVRVIPNLNFYLDTSLDDVEKLERELRGEGDNPIL
- a CDS encoding ABC transporter permease, with amino-acid sequence MKNIAFYIASRYLLSKKGSTAVTFITWLAVGAMTVAVTAMFVIISVFSGLEDLNKELISNLHADLTLKSASGKTLKDFDKINSVLKNNKEISNFSRVIEEKVYISYNGKGDIAYLRGVDSAYTKVNPINKDVFYGAYPSFKYSNEVLMENSLDNRLSIPVPSTSDYATIFMPKPGTGIINKEEDIYNKKDILVSGVFAGKDQLDNYIIAPVELTEELLNLPKHSAYQIVIKLKNPENADSVKQKLISSLGKGIEIKTKEEENAAFWKMINTEKLFIYLIFALVIFITTFNLAGAIIILQLDKKEQAKSLISLGFPLSHLRQVYFYTGVLIVILGIISGLILGTGLCYFQQFTEFFKANETLPFPVKIVGKNYLIVAVTASLFGFGISWAFSKISKDYITKN
- a CDS encoding endonuclease yields the protein MKRKLFSFLLSFVLISTFAQIPTGYYDGTAGLTGAALKTKLKQIITNGHIDNGYNGLWAGYATTDRDNIAMAGYENDNTILDIYSENPNGTDPYSYNYPSGQCGSYSGEGGCYNREHVVPQSLFNSNAPMVSDINFIRPTDGKVNGMRSNFPYGKVGTASFTSLNGSKLGTSVSPGYSGTVFEPIDAFKGDIARMILYFVTRYESQLSGFGTGNMLGGSAFPGLQTWELNQLLAWHNADPVSATEIARNNASYNYQGNRNPYIDHPEYVAQIWGTPVVDTQAPTAPTNLATSNPTSNTISLSWTASTDNVGVTGYDIYKDGVLYSTVTGTTATVSGLNPSTTYNFYVIAKDAAGNASPASNTASGTTLAGGQPGGSCGTEDFSNIPASSSTYATQTWTNNNITWTATDARTDQTINGKAITVRNGNLLSSVVSGGIQSLTVTAQLKFGGTDSSLNVEVNGVQVGTIPYNAAAPTTTTINNINVSGNITIKLINPVSGNRVAIDDLSWTCFTSLGTAETSKDKSQFTIYPNPVKNNELFVKGENLNRITKAQIYDLSGKLIETIENPFKTSNRINLKGLSKGNYILKTDSYSAKFIVN
- a CDS encoding shikimate dehydrogenase family protein produces the protein MDSNKKLGLIGKNISYSFSKKYFEDKFQKLMLKGYSYSIFDLNEIDEVKNLFSAPDLAGFNVTIPYKEKIIDYLDELSDEAKNIGAVNCVLIENGKKTGYNTDAFGFEKTLLLHKKPHHDSAIILGNGGAAKAVKYVLDKHGIPSVTVSRSTEINYDNLDAATVENHKLIIQCTPVGTFPNVEDCLNFPFEGLSKDHLIIDLIYNPNYTRFIINAAEKGAKTVNGYYMLEQQAEKAWEIWNFQKK
- a CDS encoding DUF349 domain-containing protein encodes the protein MTTENNLSENEENKNSNEVLQEKPLENTEVQDENVHHEETEHEEEHEDVDISLADALKEMERIINAPNAGEDFKKFNQLKEKASHYIHDEVEDKKHEYTEAGNAPENFSYEHPSQAKFSALVNIFREKHDAYQKGQEEEQKKNLEHRQSIIERLKNLYTNSEPGTNLFKSIREIKEEWSKAGQVAKSEFRILNNNYFHHLNQFYQMLDLNKEFLEQEYSHNLEKRQHIIERAKQLEHEPVIQKALNELQYLHKLWKEEAEPVAEEFREKTWEEFKEISNKIHERKSELSAAIETEQNENLEKKNQIIAEIKKLSEPGENPNHNYWQNAIRRVEELRSEFLKTGSVPRKLSNQNWNEFKTILRGFNTTKNTYYKSLKGSQQANLEEKLKLIQTAKDNQNNEEWDIAVPLFKKLQEDWKKIGHVPKSMTNKIWDEFRDACNAFFNNYREKSNASTDNWKENYKQKKAILDELKTIGNEEGSIERIEAIKTAWNNIGKVPRDKISINTEFNKTLREKLKLNKINELELKEEGLSENQLTDKARKIKSQISDLEAEIVKLENNLAFFKNPSRENPMLRDTYDSIDEKKAHLETLKQNLHSIIAGE
- the ribD gene encoding bifunctional diaminohydroxyphosphoribosylaminopyrimidine deaminase/5-amino-6-(5-phosphoribosylamino)uracil reductase RibD, whose amino-acid sequence is MQDEFYIKRAIELAEKATGKTYPNPLVGSVIVHNGKIIGEGYHQKAGEPHAEINAINSVEDPSLIPESTIYVTLEPCAHYGKTPPCALKIKELGFKKVVVGAMDSHDKVNGKGKKIIQDAGIEVVSGVLEKECIDLNKRFFTYHEKKRPYIILKWAQSGDGFLDKDFKPTAVSNSLVNQLVHQLRANEHAILIGTQTALNDNPSLTVRNVEGVNPVRILIDFDLKVPQNFKIYNEEAKTIVINSVKEEIADHVHFIKTEKDNFLQNLMEALYKEQIQSVIIEGGKFTLQQFIDANLWDEAIIIKNESLLLENGTQAPVFDQSNPFKTEFIRDNRIDFFFQKVFKYLIIKNLT
- a CDS encoding bacteriocin-like protein, which encodes MKNLRKLSKHELKSVLGGIEKCYYLQNGTKVCPCNIHTQYNCNGVCIPIGQACLNPPISL
- a CDS encoding bacteriocin-like protein, which encodes MKNLKKLPRKELKHLVGGIAPVCCSYYPPNLQRCCKTPSSMSCPPPWLEGSFPC
- a CDS encoding IMPACT family protein; the encoded protein is MFNFKTIESAVENTLLKEKGSKFLGFAFPVNNEEELKHALEKIRAEHPKATHHCYAFRMGLNGENYRANDDGEPSGSAGLPIYNQLLANEITNVLVISVRYYGGTKLGVSGLVKAYKESAKITLEEANIITKELETTVEIQFNFNQQNIIFTLLSKYDAKVLQFDANENCIVTSSLKLSQKESISEKLSEMQYVSFTFKD
- a CDS encoding zinc metallopeptidase, which encodes MNGYYLIIIVSMAVSWFVSWRLKSKFEQYSKIYLRNGLSGKEVAEKMLRDNGINDVQVMSVPGQLTDHYNPENKTVNLSEAVYMQRNAAAAAVAAHECGHAVQHKVGYSMLQLRSKLVPIVNISSNLMQFVIMGGLVIMALSGNELILTIGVIMFALTTLFAFVTLPVEYDASNRAMKWLRDTGTVTTEEYVGVKDSLKWAARTYVVAAIGSLVQLLYFASLLMGGRRD
- a CDS encoding GNAT family N-acetyltransferase, with product MSEISVIEVKNSDQLKQFVRFPMDLYKNNPYYVPALINDEIKIWNPKENPALQYSEAKQFLAYQNNKIVGRIALMINHKEERELGIRKVRFGWIDFVDDEKVSQALIGKAVEYAKEKNIGKIEGPMGFTNLDKAGMLTLGFDKLATMIGIYNHDYYPKHLEKLGLTKEKEWVEFEIMFPDSLPEKIYKFNELISQKYHLKVLRFKSKEEILQYVDAMFDLLDETYKHLSTYTPISDEQRKTYKEKYFPLIDKDFIVCIADENNHLISFAITMPSYSKALQKSKGKLLPFGWWHFLQAGKKNDRANFYLIGIHPDYQRRGVTSIIFKEIWDIFNKKGVKYLETNPELEENKSIQLLWQDYNPVNHKRRRTYALEIK